The proteins below come from a single Drosophila kikkawai strain 14028-0561.14 chromosome 3R, DkikHiC1v2, whole genome shotgun sequence genomic window:
- the LOC108081255 gene encoding broad-complex core protein isoforms 1/2/3/4/5 isoform X1 translates to MAANEIMTPTVNANCQYSTRYCWEAEKVKSLIRLRAELSPLFTGKRNASKYAWAVVERELNVPLPLSKIIKKWNNLLQEYKAIKMSEEPKRREWPFFTLMDVYFSDQVNDPSLRLFSSTKTLKETLDDSVFEDDPIIASAIAAATSGAYMDMDELIRRQKERAALAAERKLAAAASGGSADYKYELKPMLSNSKFNSNSDMAKLSKSVDDLSMQQYKIKQELMRQEQQENMVKIKQHARQQQQQQQQQHQQAQQHQQRFLGHQPALSPHPHSHPHRLSSSSTPPGLQHALQQQQQHLLQQQQHLQQHLQQQQQQQQQQQQQHHHQLAHPHQPPTPRPSSPPTTAQQIHITATQHQAAQQQLHQQQQQHQQQPHKQQQPYTDPNTIDQYLLSWNNFHGNMCRGFHSLQKDEKMVDVTIAAGGKIFKAHKLVLSVCSPYFQQIFLENPSSHPILLMADVEASHMAGLLDFMYSGQVNVKYEDLPVFLKVAEAMKIKGLHTEKNLDSDASDISSPHESDGTECRYERGTHSVNITSGHAAGYAGGPPPPQPSPSPSLNGPNRCPTPLSSGGGSGNYGGFRDHIKSKATLAETFMKNLNRNNNNNSSSNNYNHLGSNSNGLNLSEAESNSFAILQANSKKMLDSARKQHKYLAKRKILMHYNTDLGGEKRLKEMERERYPSAEQNDDALNNNHSHAQDNIMEPIITTIVPQTPPPATHNNSFKIRLVESHHLTNSNANSNSNNGGSGSGSSPHSGGHNSSSSNNNDDDDEEALNLVQTPHANGSRARPQSPAATPTPTATPAPATPTPTPDIQLIKREVEHELPTENNNGHDEELAGYERKYDDNNNNRGMDMDMETDSNNNNSKPGSDVDASNANNGLALALGKHKLLSAFNRSLEQQQQQEQSPAETDHGGNNCSSDDNNNNHSPHLDLSTIKNIATAEILCGLKSKVLKLEEEQREREREREREREREACRSLSEIKNAE, encoded by the exons GGGAGGCAGAAAAAGTCAAATCTCTGATCAGACTGCGGGCGGAGCTGTCGCCGCTGTTCACGGGCAAAAGAAATGCCTCCAAATATGCCTGGGC CGTGGTGGAGCGGGAGCTCAAtgtgccgctgccgctgtcgaAGATCATCAAGAAGTGGAACAACCTGCTGCAGGAGTACAAGGCAATCAAGATGTCCGAGGAGCCCAAGCGGCGCGAGTGGCCCTTCTTCACCCTGATGGACGTCTATTTCAGCGACCAGGTCAACGATCCGTCGCTGCGTCTCTTCTCGTCCACAAAGACCCTCAAGGAGACCCTGGACGACAGTGTATTCGAGGATGATCCAATTATCGCCTCGGCCATCGCTGCGGCCACCAGCGGCGCCTACATGGACATGGACGAGCTGATCCGCCGGCAGAAGGAGCGTGCCGCCCTGGCCGCCGAGCGGAAgctggccgccgccgccagcgGAGGCAGCGCCGACTACAAGTACGAGCTGAAACCGATGCTCTCCAACAGCAAGTtcaacagcaacagcgacATGGCCAAGCTGTCCAAGAGCGTAGACGATCTATCCATGCAGCAGTACAAGATCAAGCAGGAGCTAATGCGCCAAGAGCAGCAGGAGAACATGGTAAAGATCAAGCAGCATGcgcgccagcagcagcaacaacagcagcagcagcaccaacaggcccagcagcaccagcagcgcTTCCTGGGCCACCAGCCGGCCCTCTCGCCGCATCCCCATTCGCATCCACACCGTCTGTCGTCCTCGTCGACGCCGCCGGGCCTGCAGCACgccctgcagcagcagcaacagcatctgctccagcagcagcaacacctgcagcagcatctgcaacagcaacagcagcagcaacaacaacagcagcagcagcatcatcatcagctcGCTCATCCCCACCAGCCGCCCACGCCGCGCCCCAGCTCTCCGCCCACAACGGCGCAGCAGATTCACATCACGGCCACCCAGCACCAGgccgcccagcagcagctccaccagcagcagcaacagcaccagcagcagcctcataagcagcagcagccttaCACCGACCCCAACACGATCGACCAGTACCTGCTGTCGTGGAATAACTTCCACGGCAACATGTGCCGCGGCTTCCACTCCCTGCAGAAGGACGAGAAGATGGTGGACGTGACCATAGCTGCCGGGGGCAAGATATTCAAGGCCCACAAACTG GTGCTGTCCGTCTGCAGTCCCTACTTTCAGCAGATCTTCCTGGAGAACCCATCGAGTCACCCGATTTTGCTGATGGCCGACGTGGAGGCCAGCCACATGGCCGGTCTGCTGGACTTTATGTACAGTGGACAGGTGAATGTCAAGTACGAGGATCTGCCCGTCTTTCTGAAGGTCGCCGAGGCCATGAAGATCAAGGGGCTGCACACAGAG AAGAACCTGGACAGCGATGCCAGCGACATTAGCTCGCCGCACGAGAGCGATGGCACCGAGTGCCGCTATGAGCGCGGTACACACAGCGTCAACATCACCAGTGGACACGCCGCTGGCTACGCTGGTGGACCGCCTCCGCCGCAGCCATCGCCGTCGCCCTCCCTCAATGGACCCAATCGATGCCCCACTCCCCTGTCTAGCGGAGGCGGTAGCGGAAACTATGGCGGATTCCGTGACCACATCAAGTCGAAGGCCACGCTGGCCGAGACATTCATGAAGAATCTCaacaggaacaacaacaacaatagcagcagcaacaactacaaTCACCtgggcagcaacagcaacggaCTCAACCTGTCGGAGGCGGAGAGCAACTCATTCGCTATCCTGCAGGCGAACAGCAAGAAGATGCTGGACTCGGCCCGCAAGCAGCACAAGTATCTGGCAAAGCGCAAGATCCTGATGCACTACAACACGGATCTGGGCGGCGAGAAGCGGCTGAAGGAAATGGAGCGAGAACGGTATCCCAGTGCCGAGCAAAACGACGACGCTCtgaacaacaaccacagccACGCCCAGGACAACATTATGGAGCCGATAATTACGACAATCGTGCCGCAGACGCCACCACCGGCCACGCACAACAACAGCTTCAAGATCCGCCTGGTTGAGAGCCATCACCTGACCAATAGCAACGCCAACAGCAACTCGAACAACGgaggcagtggcagcggcagtAGTCCGCATTCCGGCGgccacaacagcagcagcagcaacaacaacgatgacgacgacgaggaggcaCTGAATCTGGTTCAGACCCCCCATGCCAATGGTAGCCGTGCCCGCCCCCAAAGTCCCGCTGCCACACCCACACCTACTGCCACGCCCGCACCCGCAACGCCCACTCCAACACCGGACATTCAGCTGATCAAGCGCGAAGTGGAGCACGAGCTGCCGACGGAAAACAACAATGGGCATGACGAGGAGCTGGCCGGATACGAGCGCAAGTAcgatgacaacaacaacaatcgcggcatggacatggacatggaaaCGGActcgaacaacaacaacagcaagccAGGCAGCGACGTTGATGCCAGTAATGCCAACAATGGCCTGGCCTTGGCGCTGGGAAAACACAAGCTGCTCAGTGCGTTCAACCGGAgtctggagcagcagcagcagcaagagcaGTCACCGGCGGAGACGGATCACGGCGgcaacaactgcagcagcgacgacaacaacaacaatcacagCCCCCATCTAGACCTGAGCACCATTAAGAACATAGCCACAGCGGAGATATTGTGCGGGCTGAAGAGCAAGGTCCTGAAGCTGGAAGAGGAGCAACGGGAGCGCGAGCGAGAGagggaacgggaacgggagCGCGAAGCCTGCCGCAGCCTCAGCGAGATCAAGAACGCCGAGTGA
- the LOC108081255 gene encoding broad-complex core protein isoforms 1/2/3/4/5 isoform X2 yields MAANEIMTPTVNANCQYSTRYCWEAEKVKSLIRLRAELSPLFTGKRNASKYAWAVVERELNVPLPLSKIIKKWNNLLQEYKAIKMSEEPKRREWPFFTLMDVYFSDQVNDPSLRLFSSTKTLKETLDDSVFEDDPIIASAIAAATSGAYMDMDELIRRQKERAALAAERKLAAAASGGSADYKYELKPMLSNSKFNSNSDMAKLSKSVDDLSMQQYKIKQELMRQEQQENMVKIKQHARQQQQQQQQQHQQAQQHQQRFLGHQPALSPHPHSHPHRLSSSSTPPGLQHALQQQQQHLLQQQQHLQQHLQQQQQQQQQQQQQHHHQLAHPHQPPTPRPSSPPTTAQQIHITATQHQAAQQQLHQQQQQHQQQPHKQQQPYTDPNTIDQYLLSWNNFHGNMCRGFHSLQKDEKMVDVTIAAGGKIFKAHKLVLSVCSPYFQQIFLENPSSHPILLMADVEASHMAGLLDFMYSGQVNVKYEDLPVFLKVAEAMKIKGLHTENLDSDASDISSPHESDGTECRYERGTHSVNITSGHAAGYAGGPPPPQPSPSPSLNGPNRCPTPLSSGGGSGNYGGFRDHIKSKATLAETFMKNLNRNNNNNSSSNNYNHLGSNSNGLNLSEAESNSFAILQANSKKMLDSARKQHKYLAKRKILMHYNTDLGGEKRLKEMERERYPSAEQNDDALNNNHSHAQDNIMEPIITTIVPQTPPPATHNNSFKIRLVESHHLTNSNANSNSNNGGSGSGSSPHSGGHNSSSSNNNDDDDEEALNLVQTPHANGSRARPQSPAATPTPTATPAPATPTPTPDIQLIKREVEHELPTENNNGHDEELAGYERKYDDNNNNRGMDMDMETDSNNNNSKPGSDVDASNANNGLALALGKHKLLSAFNRSLEQQQQQEQSPAETDHGGNNCSSDDNNNNHSPHLDLSTIKNIATAEILCGLKSKVLKLEEEQREREREREREREREACRSLSEIKNAE; encoded by the exons GGGAGGCAGAAAAAGTCAAATCTCTGATCAGACTGCGGGCGGAGCTGTCGCCGCTGTTCACGGGCAAAAGAAATGCCTCCAAATATGCCTGGGC CGTGGTGGAGCGGGAGCTCAAtgtgccgctgccgctgtcgaAGATCATCAAGAAGTGGAACAACCTGCTGCAGGAGTACAAGGCAATCAAGATGTCCGAGGAGCCCAAGCGGCGCGAGTGGCCCTTCTTCACCCTGATGGACGTCTATTTCAGCGACCAGGTCAACGATCCGTCGCTGCGTCTCTTCTCGTCCACAAAGACCCTCAAGGAGACCCTGGACGACAGTGTATTCGAGGATGATCCAATTATCGCCTCGGCCATCGCTGCGGCCACCAGCGGCGCCTACATGGACATGGACGAGCTGATCCGCCGGCAGAAGGAGCGTGCCGCCCTGGCCGCCGAGCGGAAgctggccgccgccgccagcgGAGGCAGCGCCGACTACAAGTACGAGCTGAAACCGATGCTCTCCAACAGCAAGTtcaacagcaacagcgacATGGCCAAGCTGTCCAAGAGCGTAGACGATCTATCCATGCAGCAGTACAAGATCAAGCAGGAGCTAATGCGCCAAGAGCAGCAGGAGAACATGGTAAAGATCAAGCAGCATGcgcgccagcagcagcaacaacagcagcagcagcaccaacaggcccagcagcaccagcagcgcTTCCTGGGCCACCAGCCGGCCCTCTCGCCGCATCCCCATTCGCATCCACACCGTCTGTCGTCCTCGTCGACGCCGCCGGGCCTGCAGCACgccctgcagcagcagcaacagcatctgctccagcagcagcaacacctgcagcagcatctgcaacagcaacagcagcagcaacaacaacagcagcagcagcatcatcatcagctcGCTCATCCCCACCAGCCGCCCACGCCGCGCCCCAGCTCTCCGCCCACAACGGCGCAGCAGATTCACATCACGGCCACCCAGCACCAGgccgcccagcagcagctccaccagcagcagcaacagcaccagcagcagcctcataagcagcagcagccttaCACCGACCCCAACACGATCGACCAGTACCTGCTGTCGTGGAATAACTTCCACGGCAACATGTGCCGCGGCTTCCACTCCCTGCAGAAGGACGAGAAGATGGTGGACGTGACCATAGCTGCCGGGGGCAAGATATTCAAGGCCCACAAACTG GTGCTGTCCGTCTGCAGTCCCTACTTTCAGCAGATCTTCCTGGAGAACCCATCGAGTCACCCGATTTTGCTGATGGCCGACGTGGAGGCCAGCCACATGGCCGGTCTGCTGGACTTTATGTACAGTGGACAGGTGAATGTCAAGTACGAGGATCTGCCCGTCTTTCTGAAGGTCGCCGAGGCCATGAAGATCAAGGGGCTGCACACAGAG AACCTGGACAGCGATGCCAGCGACATTAGCTCGCCGCACGAGAGCGATGGCACCGAGTGCCGCTATGAGCGCGGTACACACAGCGTCAACATCACCAGTGGACACGCCGCTGGCTACGCTGGTGGACCGCCTCCGCCGCAGCCATCGCCGTCGCCCTCCCTCAATGGACCCAATCGATGCCCCACTCCCCTGTCTAGCGGAGGCGGTAGCGGAAACTATGGCGGATTCCGTGACCACATCAAGTCGAAGGCCACGCTGGCCGAGACATTCATGAAGAATCTCaacaggaacaacaacaacaatagcagcagcaacaactacaaTCACCtgggcagcaacagcaacggaCTCAACCTGTCGGAGGCGGAGAGCAACTCATTCGCTATCCTGCAGGCGAACAGCAAGAAGATGCTGGACTCGGCCCGCAAGCAGCACAAGTATCTGGCAAAGCGCAAGATCCTGATGCACTACAACACGGATCTGGGCGGCGAGAAGCGGCTGAAGGAAATGGAGCGAGAACGGTATCCCAGTGCCGAGCAAAACGACGACGCTCtgaacaacaaccacagccACGCCCAGGACAACATTATGGAGCCGATAATTACGACAATCGTGCCGCAGACGCCACCACCGGCCACGCACAACAACAGCTTCAAGATCCGCCTGGTTGAGAGCCATCACCTGACCAATAGCAACGCCAACAGCAACTCGAACAACGgaggcagtggcagcggcagtAGTCCGCATTCCGGCGgccacaacagcagcagcagcaacaacaacgatgacgacgacgaggaggcaCTGAATCTGGTTCAGACCCCCCATGCCAATGGTAGCCGTGCCCGCCCCCAAAGTCCCGCTGCCACACCCACACCTACTGCCACGCCCGCACCCGCAACGCCCACTCCAACACCGGACATTCAGCTGATCAAGCGCGAAGTGGAGCACGAGCTGCCGACGGAAAACAACAATGGGCATGACGAGGAGCTGGCCGGATACGAGCGCAAGTAcgatgacaacaacaacaatcgcggcatggacatggacatggaaaCGGActcgaacaacaacaacagcaagccAGGCAGCGACGTTGATGCCAGTAATGCCAACAATGGCCTGGCCTTGGCGCTGGGAAAACACAAGCTGCTCAGTGCGTTCAACCGGAgtctggagcagcagcagcagcaagagcaGTCACCGGCGGAGACGGATCACGGCGgcaacaactgcagcagcgacgacaacaacaacaatcacagCCCCCATCTAGACCTGAGCACCATTAAGAACATAGCCACAGCGGAGATATTGTGCGGGCTGAAGAGCAAGGTCCTGAAGCTGGAAGAGGAGCAACGGGAGCGCGAGCGAGAGagggaacgggaacgggagCGCGAAGCCTGCCGCAGCCTCAGCGAGATCAAGAACGCCGAGTGA